A single Corticium candelabrum chromosome 16, ooCorCand1.1, whole genome shotgun sequence DNA region contains:
- the LOC134192366 gene encoding matrix-remodeling-associated protein 5-like encodes MRVHVNSDVITEGQDVSTNPSVGKTDNSNQTSQSEIVGKPVYYDVRIDTGQDVQTVRLGYNVIIPCGKAYVGAREVRWTHKGKNIASKCRIVSDGSLYLSSFRVVDSGLFQCYIRQEIEFQTTIQAIEPPRFLRPLQTDAGDGIIGQPITANTSDNVRILCRGSGYPKPVVLWTIDGVQLPSSLYSQVTVKKDGSLIIKHAQVSDSGTYMCTISNSAGSLFKKSTVEIHYQLSKPVINRTVRRQTQLEKKKWVAYIGAHKAYVRAKGTLFIKCKASGTPNPSTSWERDGLLIRRSKRIRVRNNGQLRIGGATPADMGTYTCIATNSMGEDRQDIEVVLEGLPKPQLVSLEQEIVNNIISIPEGSIVDVYCSVPASKSDVDMKWLKPSNLNLDNANSKLTSQYLTLEGAENGSGEGRYTCESHNAVGLSAVSLNVKIVRLAFVTHPKDGVYFNNNLVKNAAVGVQVPTGIKLVLVCSGITNPNIMWRKDGLFVYYSQNTKAFDITLSHKKTVSTSKMTIFATKLFDSGEYTCMMSNGFLTKNSSVAISVGGFPVIRKSEARVIESKAMIRSSAGVDVTSLVGETVILDCPLVNTNSTTIVWMKNYKTVNMGRNVEMMKNGTLVMRNASISDEGEFTCRAENEVGFMEQTGTLRVHRKPTMSLKDLRKVRDRYYEYDAITNTEVKILCNASGYPRPKSVWKKGRRLLSGSGRVKLRRIQETIELVISDFQLDDAGTYICEADNEAGIEQQEVQVYVQAGNEAFNFAYPNLTVATQRLPGFGSRDKRESLRWTEIDSSGRLTNFDAEDSWFEDGPNNEILVNRGQRQKKCTNYVDASLLKLRMSKTKRSVLGNSDDRTIVLDTQLWPHRAAGVISYTERNSVESSFCTGTLINDRHVLTAGHCITDGQKKFYHNIVFYPAANGNSSNPFPYGQYSWTKLYTVKGYHDGAHPGFDYGLIVLNASVGHYITFREAQPTSVVDETVTLNQYPVDRQYNIAKPTMWQSTCPVGSPLIPGSELVYGHTCDSASGASGAGMYLPYVNDSDVAVVFVHTGVGTSTTNRAVAIDQAKFLQLCHWIKNSGGIVENGSPCDVRTKKNDTVQTKNSNRK; translated from the exons ATTGTCTCAGACGGTTCACTCTATTTGTCATCATTCAGAGTTGTCGATTCAGGTCTGTTTCAGTGTTACATAAGACAAGAAATTGAATTTCAAACAACTATCCAAGCAATTG AGCCACCAAGGTTTTTGCGACCACTACAAACTGATGCTGGAGATGGGATAATCGGTCAACCAATTACAGCAAACACATCCGACAATGTTAGAATTCTCTGTCGTGGATCTGGATATCCCAAACCTGTTGTTCTGTGGACAATAGATGGCGTTCAGCTGCCATCTTCTTTGTATTCTCAAGTAACTGTAAAGAAGGATGGCTCTTTGATAATCAAACATGCTCAAGTGTCAGACAGTGGCACATATATGTGTACTATTTCTAACTCAGCAGGGTCATTATTTAAGAAGTCTACTGTTGAGATACATTATCAACTGTCTAAGCCTGTGATTAATAGAACAGTTCGACGTCAGACACAGTTAGAGAAGAAAAAATGGGTTGCATACATTGGTGCTCATAAAGCATATGTTAGAGCTAAGGGTACATTGTTTATTAAGTGCAAAGCCAGTGGCACACCAAATCCCTCCACAAGTTGGGAAAGAGATGGCTTGCTGATTAGAAGGAGCAAGAGAATACGTGTTCGGAATAATGGACAACTACGAATTGGTGGAGCTACACCGGCTGATATGGGAACGTACACTTGCATTGCAACTAATAGCATGGGCGAAGACAGGCAGGACATAGAAGTTGTATTGGAAG GTTTGCCAAAACCTCAGCTAGTATCTCTAGAACAGGAAATTGTCAACAACATTATTTCAATTCCAGAAGGCAGTATTGTTGATGTTTACTGCTCAGTGCCAGCTTCAAAATCTGATGTTGATATGAAATGGCTTAAACCATCAAATTTGAATCTAGACAATGCAAACAGCAAGTTGACATCCCAATATCTTACGCTAGAAGGAGCAGAAAATGGTTCTGGTGAGGGTAGATATACATGCGAAAGTCATAATGCTGTTGGCCTCTCTGCAGTTTCGTTAAATGTCAAAATTG TACGACTTGCTTTTGTAACCCATCCAAAAGATGGCGTTTATTTCAACAACAATCTAGTAAAAAATGCAGCAGTTGGAGTGCAAGTACCAACAGGCATAAAGCTTGTGCTTGTCTGCAGTGGTATCACTAATCCAAATATTATGTGGCGTAAAGACGGACTGTTTGTATATTATTcacaaaacacaaaagcaTTTGATATCACTTTGTCTCACAAGAAAACAGTTTCTACCAGCAAGATGACTATCTTTGCGACAAAGTTATTTGACTCAGGAGAGTACACATGTATGATGTCTAATGGCTTTCTGACAAAGAATTCATCTGTGGCAATATCTGTTGGAG gcTTTCCTGTTATACGAAAGTCAGAAGCACGTGTTATTGAGTCTAAAGCTATGATTAGAAGCAGTGCTGGAGTAGATGTTACAAGCCTGGTTGGTGAAACAGTCATCTTGGATTGCCCACTTGTTAACACTAATTCGACTACCATTGTCTGGATGAAAAATTACAAAACAGTAAACATGGGACGCAATGTAGAG ATGATGAAAAATGGAACACTTGTTATGAGAAATGCATCGATTTCAGATGAGGGTGAGTTTACATGTCGTGCAGAAAATGAAGTAGGATTTATGGAGCAGACTGGCACATTAAGAGTTCACA GAAAGCCCACTATGTCTCTAAAAGATCTTCGGAAAGTGAGGGACAGATATTATGAATATGATGCTATCACAAACACAGAAGTGAAAATACTTTGCAATGCCAGTGGTTATCCTCGACCAAAATCTGTTTGGAAGAAAGGTCGGCGACTGCTATCTGGAAGTGGACGAGTAAAGCTTAGAAGGATTCAAGAGACGATAGAATTGGTTATCTCTGACTTTCAGCTAGATGATGCGGGCACTTACATTTGCGAGGCAGATAATGAAGCTGGAATTGAACAACAAGAAGTGCAAGTGTATGTTCAAGCTG GTAATGAGGCATTTAATTTTGCTTATCCAAACTTGACAGTAGCTACACAAAGGCTTCCAGGATTTGGTTCTAGAGACAAAAGGGAAAGCTTACGTTGGACTGAAATTGATTCATCGGGTCGTCTCACCAACTTTGATGCTGAGGACAGTTGGTTTGAAGATGGACCAAATAATGAGATTTTGGTTAATAGAGGTCAACGTCAGAAGAAATGTACTAATTATGTGGATGCTTCACTGTTGAAGTTGAGAATGAGCAAGACAAAGCGATCTGTTTTGGGCAATAGTGATGATCGGACTATTGTTCTGGACACCCAATTATGGCCACATCGTGCAGCTGGTGTTATTTCGTATACAGAAAG AAATTCAGTTGAGTCGTCATTCTGCACAggaacattaattaatgatcgGCATGTTCTCACAGCTGGTCACTGTATCACTGATGGCCAAAAGAAATTTTATCACAACATCGTGTTCTATCCAGCTGCAAATGGCAACTCTTCCAATCCTTTTCCTTATGGTCAATATAGCTGGACAAAA CTGTATACAGTTAAGGGCTATCACGATGGTGCTCACCCGGGGTTTGATTATG GTTTGATTGTGCTGAACGCTTCAGTTGGTCACTACATCACATTCAGAGAGGCACAACCGACTAGTGTAGTGGATGAAACTGTGACATTAAATCAATATCCGGTTGATCGGCAATACAACATTGCTAAACCAACTATGTGGCAGTCAACCTGCCCTGTTGGCTCTCCTCTTATTCCTGGCAGTGAACTGGTTTATGGTCACACTTGTGATTCGGCATCTGGTGCTAGTGGAGCAGGAATGTACCTTCCATATGTCAACGACTCAGATGTTGCCGTTGTCTTTGTTCACACAGGAGTAGGTACTTCAACTACCAACAGGGCAGTTGCTATTGATCAGGCAAAGTTCTTGCAGCTATGTCACTGGATAAAAAACTCTGGGGGAATAGTCGAAAATGGCAGCCCTTGTGATGTTCGCACAAAGAAGAATGATACTGTTCAAACTAAGAATAGCAACAGAAAATGA